From a single Lolium rigidum isolate FL_2022 chromosome 7, APGP_CSIRO_Lrig_0.1, whole genome shotgun sequence genomic region:
- the LOC124673168 gene encoding tuliposide A-converting enzyme 1, chloroplastic-like: protein MAAPMAPPAVADDEIVYESMPRLRVYRNRVERYPGADDFVAASADVNVAVASRDTTISARVSVRVYLPRARLDATKIPVLVYYHGGGFCLCSAFDSTYHAYLRRFAALADVLVVSVEYRLAPEHPVPSAYADSWEALAWVVSHRAGGDEDEPWLADHADFSRLYLGGDSAGANIAHHMAMRAGVEKGLALRGLVLIHPYFLGSDGVASDGLDRAARERLGWLWRVACPDTKGEDDPLINPLADGAPGIQALACGRVLVCVAEDDVLRDRGKAYYDRLLGTGGWRGEAEISQARGKGHRFHLFDPCCSEAIAQDKAIGAFLNPEGRSQV from the coding sequence ATGGCCGCACCGATGGCACCGCCtgccgtcgccgacgacgagaTCGTCTACGAGTCCATGCCCCGCCTCCGCGTCTACAGGAATCGAGTGGAGCGCTATCCTGGCGCCGATGACTTCGTAGCCGCTTCCGCCGACGTCAACGTCGCCGTCGCGTCCCGCGACACCACCATCTCCGCCCGCGTCTCCGTGCGTGTCTACCTCCCACGGGCCCGGCTGGACGCGACCAAGATCCCCGTGCTCGTGTACTACCATGGCGGGGGGTTCTGCCTCTGCTCCGCCTTCGACTCCACCTACCACGCCTACCTCCGCAGGTTTGCCGCGCTCGCCGACGtcctcgtcgtctccgtcgagtACCGCCTCGCCCCCGAGCACCCCGTCCCCTCCGCGTACGCAGACTCGTGGGAGGCGCTGGCGTGGGTCGTCTCCCACCGtgccggcggcgacgaggacgagccATGGCTGGCCGACCACGCCGACTTCTCCCGCCTCTACCTCGGCGGCGACAGCGCCGGCGCCAACATCGCGCACCACATGGCCATGCGGGCGGGCGTGGAAAAAGGGCTCGCCCTCCGCGGCCTCGTCTTGATCCACCCATACTTCCTGGGGAGCGACGGGGTGGCCTCAGACGGCCTGGACCGGGCGGCGCGGGAGAGGCTAGGGTGGCTGTGGCGCGTCGCGTGCCCGGACACCAAGGGGGAGGACGACCCGCTGATAAACCCGCTCGCCGACGGCGCGCCGGGGATCCAGGCCCTGGCCTGCGGGCGCGTGCTCGTTTGCGTCGCCGAGGACGACGTGCTCCGCGACCGTGGCAAAGCCTACTACGACCGGCTGCTCGGGACGGGCGGGTGGCGCGGCGAGGCGGAGATATCGCAGGCGAGGGGCAAGGGGCACAGGTTCCACCTGTTCGACCCGTGCTGCAGCGAGGCCATCGCGCAGGACAAGGCCATCGGCGCCTTCCTCAACCCTGAAGGGCGGAGCCAAGTGTAG
- the LOC124673169 gene encoding putative ripening-related protein 5, whose amino-acid sequence MATSRALAALAIFLLVALSISHIASALRPSLGVCHASGYLPGKSGNCEKSNDPDCCEDGKRYPQFHCSPPVTASTKAILTLNSFEKGKDGGGPSECDNAYHSDEEMVVALSTGWFKNMGRCGHRIKINANGKSVYAKVVDECDSVYGCDEDHNYEPPCANNIVDASPAVWNALGLDQNVGMEDITWSDGCHASGYLPGKSGNCEKSNDPDCCEDGKRYPQFHCSPPVTASTKAVLTLNSFEKGKDGGGPSECDNAYHSNEEMVVALSTGWFENMGRCGHRIKINANGKSVYAKVVDECDSVYGCDEDHNYEPPCANNIVDASPAVWNALGLDQNVGMEGITWSDGDN is encoded by the exons ATGGCAACTTCAAGAGCTCTAGCCGCCTTGGCAATCTTCCTCCTGGTGGCGCTCTCGATTTCCCACATTGCGTCCGCACTCCGCCCGAGTCTCGGTGTTTGCCATGCAAGCGGCTACCTCCCGGGGAAGTCAGGGAACTGTGAAAAGAGCAATGATCCAGACTGTTGTGAGGATGGCAAGAGGTACCCTCAGTTCCATTGCTCGCCACCGGTCACTGCGAGCACGAAGGCCATCCTGACACTCAACAGCTTCGAGAAGGGCAAGGACGGAGGTGGTCCGTCGGAGTGCGACAATGCCTACCATAGCGATGAGGAGATGGTTGTTGCACTCTCCACCGGCTGGTTCAAGAACATGGGCCGTTGCGGGCATCGCATCAAAATCAATGCTAATGGCAAATCCGTGTATGCTAAGGTGGTGGATGAGTGCGACTCCGTGTATGGATGTGACGAAGATCACAACTATGAACCCCCTTGTGCCAACAACATCGTGGACGCCTCTCCGGCAGTGTGGAACGCCCTTGGGCTTGACCAGAACGTCGGCATGGAGGACATCACCTGGTCTGACGG TTGCCATGCAAGCGGCTACCTCCCGGGGAAGTCAGGGAACTGTGAGAAGAGTAATGACCCGGACTGTTGCGAGGACGGCAAGAGGTATCCGCAGTTCCATTGCTCGCCACCGGTCACCGCAAGCACGAAGGCCGTCCTGACGCTCAACAGTTTCGAGAAGGGCAAGGACGGAGGGGGCCCGTCCGAGTGTGACAACGCCTAccatagcaacgaggagatggttGTCGCACTCTCCACTGGCTGGTTCGAGAACATGGGGCGTTGCGGGCACCGGATCAAGATCAATGCCAATGGAAAATCCGTGTATGCCAAGGTGGTGGACGAGTGCGACTCTGTGTATGGTTGTGACGAAGATCACAACTATGAACCCCCTTGTGCCAACAACATCGTCGACGCCTCTCCGGCGGTGTGGAACGCCCTGGGGCTTGACCAGAACGTCGGCATGGAGGGCATCACCTGGTCTGATGGCGACAACTGA
- the LOC124674486 gene encoding PWWP domain-containing protein 3-like yields the protein MSDHIDLNAAAPQTLAQPKRGRGRPRKNPPPPQEPPATATATATPPPPPPAAPDPAALPAVPGAGAGAAGSFAPKDLVWGKKLAHPSWPGEVLSVASGGTQLLVSFFGEKALAWCDAAQLRPYEAYFSVGELYDGEADDFDAAVDASLAEFSRRVQAALTAPADAPASLRRPFAPLDFLASLQDLAADRMGFSNRVQAAITKAHLRAFDAFRGLPDPPTYTLELGIVSADASAATTPVGRGMMKAAATEVNGDYSSTPPSRRGRKRKEEVQEVDSDEDWDPRKKGGSDSDTDIDMGRRRASRGRGSGSGAPRGGGSGRPRGRPRKTDAPTPRPPKPPVKDEEVEEEIEYPPAAEMLLQLTLVAADPFNFKGYDSVHVISSFFSKHKDSAVPSATDDKELLETLVGKKGRKNSVATVVTKPKPEIDEEPLEAVDGQRGRRKSAGGIYSARKAEDSYWCDIIISDFDDEDASSDYEGSKRKRASQNRNGNKKAKQEVAPQDELPSAPQTP from the coding sequence ATGTCCGACCACATCGACCTCAACGCCGCcgccccccaaaccctagcccagcCCAAGCGCGGCCGCGGCCGCCCCCGCAAGAACCCCCCGCCCCCGCAAGAAccccccgccaccgccaccgccaccgccactccCCCACCCCCACCTCCCGCGGCGCCGGATCCAGCAGCCCTACCCGCTGTTCCCGGGGCTGGCGCTGGCGCGGCGGGATCCTTCGCCCCCAAGGACCTGGTCTGGGGCAAGAAGCTCGCCCACCCGTCCTGGCCCGGCGAGGTGCTCTCCGTCGCCTCCGGCGGCACCCAGCTCCTCGTCTCCTTCTTCGGCGAGAAGGCCCTCGCCTGGTGCGACGCCGCCCAGCTCAGGCCCTACGAGGCCTACTTCTCCGTCGGCGAGCTCTACGACGGCGAGGCCGACGACTTCGACGCCGCCGTCGACGCCTCCCTCGCCGAGTTCTCCCGCCGCGTCCAGGCCGCCCTCACCGCCCCCGCCGACGCCCCCGCCTCCCTCAGGCGCCCCTTCGCTCCCCTTGATTTCCTCGCCTCGCTCCAGGATTTGGCCGCCGACCGCATGGGCTTCAGCAACCGGGTTCAGGCTGCCATCACCAAGGCGCATCTCAGGGCCTTCGATGCGTTCAGGGGTCTGCCAGACCCCCCTACCTACACCCTGGAGCTCGGCATAGTGAGTGCTGATGCTTCGGCTGCTACTACCCCCGTGGGTAGGGGTATGATGAAGGCTGCTGCAACAGAGGTTAACGGCGACTACTCGTCCACCCCGCCATCCCGGcgcgggaggaagaggaaggaggaggtccaggaggtGGATTCCGACGAGGACTGGGACCCGCGCAAGAAGGGCGGAAGTGACTCTGACACCGACATAGATATGGGGCGTAGGAGGGCCTCGAGGGGGAGGGGCAGCGGTAGCGGTGCACCGCGCGGTGGCGGGAGCGGGAGGCCACGTGGGAGGCCTAGGAAGACGGATGCTCCCACTCCCAGGCCGCCAAAGCCGCCGGTGAAGGATGAGGAGGTGGAAGAGGAAATTGAGTATCCGCCGGCTGCTGAAATGCTGCTTCAGCTCACATTGGTTGCTGCCGATCCATTCAACTTCAAGGGCTATGATTCCGTGCACGTGATTTCTAGCTTCTTCTCTAAGCACAAGGACTCCGCGGTGCCGAGCGCTACCGACGATAAAGAGCTGCTGGAGACATTGGTTGGCAAGAAGGGCAGGAAGAATTCCGTTGCAACTGTTGTTACAAAGCCTAAACCTGAGATTGATGAAGAACCATTGGAGGCGGTAGATGGCCAGAGGGGCAGGAGGAAATCTGCTGGGGGCATCTACTCCGCTAGAAAGGCAGAAGATTCCTACTGGTGTGACATTATCATCAGCGATTTTGATGATGAGGACGCATCGAGTGATTATGAAGGCAGCAAGAGGAAGCGCGCGTCTCAGAATAGGAATGGCAATAAGAAGGCTAAGCAGGAGGTGGCACCTCAAGATGAGCTGCCATCGGCTCCTCAAACACCTTAG